The Aedes albopictus strain Foshan chromosome 2, AalbF5, whole genome shotgun sequence region CGGATTGGACTAATAAAATACAAACACACAACAACAAGCTAGTGAATAAGCTCTTCGACCAGAAGATGATCGATCAACAAACCAGGTCGAAGTTGGTTTCCTACCACGCGACCTGTCCAAAAATATACGGGCTCCCTAAAATACACAAACCGGACAGTCCACTCAGAGTCATATTATCGTGCATTAATTGCCCGACATATGATCTGTCCAAGTACCTTGCAGACATACTACATCGCTCGATCGACCACAACAAATACAATGTGCAAAATTCATACGAATTCTGCACATTCATAAACAATATCAACCTGCCTCCAGGCTATGTATTGGTCTCGTTCGATGTAGTAAGCCTGTTTACGTGTATTCCACGGGACGTTGCGATAGAAGCGGTGCGAAAGAACTGGAGTATGATCGAGAAAAACACCACAATAAAGAATGTCGAAATGTTCATAGAACTAATTAAATTCAATCTCTCCTCCAGTTATTTCGTCCACCGTGGCAACTTCTACTGTCAAAAGTCGGGAACGGCAATGGGTAACCCATTGTCTCCGGCTCTTGCAGATTTAGTGATGGAAACATTGCTAGATCACGTGCTTGAAGGGATTGATATTCCTAttccatttttgaaaaagtacGTCGACGATTTGATCACCGCTCTCCCAATCGACATGATTGAACATGTGAGAAATGCGCTCAACGAGTTCAACTCACACATTCAATTCACGTGTGAAGTGGAAAATAATAATCAGCTGCCGTACCTTGACATGCTGCTTATACGCACAGCGCAGCAAAAAATCGTCACCGACTGGTACAAAAAACCTGTAGCATCGGGGcgcattttgaattatttttcatttcaccCTCTCACACAAAAACTGAACACGGCCACTGGCTTTATTGGGAGAGTGTTCAAGTTGTCGACGTGCAGATCAGAAAATGAGAAGAAAGAGTTGGTCCGGGATTATCTGCTAAACAACAACTACTCAAGTTCATTGATAAATCGGTTGATAAACCGATATATCAACAAGAACACAAACACACATGAGAGCAACAGCAGTACACATCCCGAACCAAAAGTGTATCGATCTCTTCACCACGTAGAGAAGCTCACGCCGGCTCTCGCAAAAGTCATCAATAGAAACTTCCCCAACGTTCAACTGGGCTTCAAATGCGTCAAAACAAACAGACTGTTGTTTTCGAAGCTCAAAGATGCAACGCCGCAGTTGGAGAAGAGAAATGTGATTTACCGCATTCCCTGCGCCGATTGCGACTGCGCATACATTGGGCTGACTACGCAACAGTTGAAAAACCGTCTCTCTGGGCATCGGTCTCTCATTAACCGATACACAGATTTGAAATCTTCCGACCCGAACAGAGCGACggagagggaggaagaattcaaaaagacggcgTTGATGGTCCATGTGATTGAAAACGAACACCGATTCGATTTACCTGGTACTAAAATTCTAGAACAGGACAATCGTTTGAACGCACTTCAAgttcttgaaatgtgtcacattttttgtgacaccaaaacggttaactatagaaccgacacCAGTAATTTGAGTGTTGTTTACTCGGGTCTTCTGCACTCAATCACGAACGGAGAAAGATAGCAGAACATCGTCACAGCACGCTGTGATtctctgtttctgttaatgtttccgtcctttatgttccatcttttcgtttgacgtctccactcatagacattttaattcaaacctgtttagatgtgcctaggtgaaagctgtgtaagtttgtgctccgtccaatattttaattattgtaaaaacgaatcaagtcattatgtccgaaatttgtatgtataattacagtgtaatgttgttagtcgttccatcagtccatgtccaaacctacttgacctaaaaacaacttttgatgtgagtattttttgtataacaaatgacttgactactcaaactttgtatgtaaattgtagtttgccctgaagatgagtgaataaacgctcgaaacgtcggctttaattaaaacagttgttttataagcaacccgaggaccgaaaatacgccagcaatcgTTATCAAATTATCAAAGACGGTCGTTATTTTATCAATATAATGTAGTATAGCATGCAACCCAATGAAAGAAGTAATAATATGTGAAATGATAATTAACATATTTCTCCACATTTTTGTCTGTATCCTTGCTGTAAAATACAATAAGCCAAGACGCTAAACCAGTATCATTAAAAGTTTCCTACCAGTAATATTCATCAGGACAAACAGTAAAATCCAGCACTCGATATGATTGAAGAAATTGTCATTGGCATAATAATCACTGTTGAAAACTTAAAAGTAGCTTTGTCGTTCAAGGctgaaaactcaaaaaaaaaaactttctcgtGCAGATGTTctatgatgccctgatgcacccttcCAGCCCTGTATAGCTAAAACGCCAATAATATAAATGATCATGATGAAATATAATATTCAATAATGTAATAGAATATGATGTAGcggaattaaaaattaaaataaaataaattaagaaataaaatgatgatgatgatgattttgttctaccatgTATTGTAGCagggcagctgcctatagcactggagtaATTTGAAAAGCGggttgatcaagattgtgctgttgttagtgatcagtcattctcctgtatgaagggccaaaacggattgtgcggacccgcaagcagagacacttgcacgAAACCCTCGTCagggggaaaagaatctccttccacgAACAACTGctaaatcaagccctcgattgactgaatactcccaatagatggggtcgcaGAGCCCgctctcaatccacgaaatgttaacaacaaggaggaggcagttccaggcTCCTGTTCAAATTGTTTCAATCAGGTGCCCTGATGGTCCTAACCAACCCATTAAATGCACATAGTGTTTTATATAAATTTATCAATAAATATCAACATGAAAAGATCTCACCAAAAATCCAAGATGTTGCTGCGCCCGTGATTCCCATCGCTGATTTTCCATTTTTACACaggtataaaattttattttttttacttcacGATTATTTGGTTACTCTGGCATCCTTGTATCAAGAATCACACCCACATGCACAAGCTCTTCTTTTTGCCAACAGCTCGGAATCGCATCATTGAAAACGTAAAAACTGAACTAGCATCATTGCGACTTCTCCGCGAGACCCACAAAGAAAGCTCATAACAAAACTACTCCAGCTTTGCAAAACACCGACGATTTTTTCCACTAGCACAACAACATTTCACTAGTCCAAATATTCCCGATTAACATGCACAACCGAACTGTGCGCAATATCCATGGCTCCGGcttcgatgatgacgatgatcgtGATGATGCTTCGCGAACCGAAGCTTCTGAAAAACGCTAGCCGAATCTGATACTATTAAAAGTGGAGTGGGCGATGAACACTTTGCCGCTTGAAAAATAGCAGCAGCTTCAGCCGAGAATACTGAGCAGTTGCTTTTACGCCTGTAGCATTCTGTGAATGCATCATTGTAGATACCGATACCAACTCTGGTTCCACCTTTCGAGCCATCCGTATAAATTATTTTGAAGTTTTCATATTT contains the following coding sequences:
- the LOC134287546 gene encoding uncharacterized protein LOC134287546 is translated as MASTNSSTTTFYNSLPPSQRTLFKQYAQTVKKMCAQKSRKEFLRQCRRQGVRPAHIQNTFRCTHSLLEDASPYRGKLEKAMELFTRTILNTEIKDSFYKMQRLERDKASLTSQITQVSLPHIYSTFFQSQESFSKKQDRLSKVRIERKIQRLLARVEVENTVSFTENDAWIRNTTNVEVPNHTKILLGYGPKFALPFENNQEIPYFKIIADLESILKLEPDPILQAANRNQFTNILQNYVNKRKNGCFNTTSNRVEHFMTEALSTSRKFIRDHPDVYIVPADKGNKTVIMLKNEYEEKMDALVSDANTYERIDTDWTNKIQTHNNKLVNKLFDQKMIDQQTRSKLVSYHATCPKIYGLPKIHKPDSPLRVILSCINCPTYDLSKYLADILHRSIDHNKYNVQNSYEFCTFINNINLPPGYVLVSFDVVSLFTCIPRDVAIEAVRKNWSMIEKNTTIKNVEMFIELIKFNLSSSYFVHRGNFYCQKSGTAMGNPLSPALADLVMETLLDHVLEGIDIPIPFLKKYVDDLITALPIDMIEHVRNALNEFNSHIQFTCEVENNNQLPYLDMLLIRTAQQKIVTDWYKKPVASGRILNYFSFHPLTQKLNTATGFIGRVFKLSTCRSENEKKELVRDYLLNNNYSSSLINRLINRYINKNTNTHESNSSTHPEPKVYRSLHHVEKLTPALAKVINRNFPNVQLGFKCVKTNRLLFSKLKDATPQLEKRNVIYRIPCADCDCAYIGLTTQQLKNRLSGHRSLINRYTDLKSSDPNRATEREEEFKKTALMVHVIENEHRFDLPGTKILEQDNRLNALQVLEMCHIFCDTKTVNYRTDTSNLSVVYSGLLHSITNGER